AGCGACACTTTAAAGCGGTTAATGAAAGAAAGCAACAGGTTCCTGCCAGAGCACCCGGTTAACCAAAAAAGGGTAAGGGCCGGTCTTAGGCCTGCCACTTCCATCTGGTTCTGGGGACAGGGAAAGAAACCCTCGATACCGAAGTTCTACGACAAATACGGGGTAACCGGCTCTGTTATCTCTGCCGTGGACCTGATTAAGGGGATTGGCATCTGTGCCGGCTTCGATATAGTTAAGGTGGAGGGTGTAACGGGCACCATCCATACCAACTTCCGGGGGAAAGTGCAGGCCGCCCTGGAAGAACTGAAAAAGGGAAAGGACCTGGTCTACATTCACGTTGAGGCTCCGGACGCAGCAAGCCACAGGGGTGAAACTGTTACCAAAGTTAAAGCTATTGAAATGGTGGACAACATGCTGGGCCAGCTTTTAAACAAACTGGACGAATTCGGCATGTACAAAATAATGCTCTTGCCCGATCATCCAACCCCGCTCAGCACTAAAACCCACTCTAACAGCCCTGTCCCCTTTGTTATCTATGCCAAGGGGCGGAAAAATAAAAGCGCCGCTTCTTTTGACGAAGAAACGGCGGCAAAAAGCGGACTTGTTTTCCGGGCGGGCCATGAGTTAATGGATTACTTTATCCGCAGCTAAAAATCCAAAACAATTAAAAAAAGGCTGCTGAAGACTTTTCGGCAGCCTTGTTTTTATTACTGGTCATGCTCCTGGGCCAGATTAAATTTTTTGTGCAAAGCCTTAACTGCTTTTCCGGCCTCATGGGCTTTGATAATGCAGGATATTTTAATTTCAGAAGTGCTGATCATTTCCAGGTTGATCCCTTCCTCATAGATGGCCTCGAACATCCTGGCCGCCACACCTGGATTGCTGACCATGCCGGCCCCGACAATCGAAACTTTTGCCACGCTGTCATCGCTGGTATAACCGCTTGCGCCCAACTCCGGCAGGAGCCTTTCCACTACCTGAAGCGCCTTTTTTAAATCGCCCTGGGTACAGGTAAAGGAAATATCGTTTCTGTCGCCACGCATTGCACTCTGTACAATCATATCCACGTTTATATTTTCGTCGGCCAGGGCTTTGAAAAGCTTATAAGCAATGCCGGGCCTGTCGAAAACATTGTATAGGCCGACCTTGGCCACATTCATATCATAGGCTACACCGGTTACTACAAGCGCTTTTTCCATATTTTCCGCCTCCTTGACTACAGTTCCGGAGTTATGGTTAAAACTGGACCGCACATGCAAGGGTATTCCGTATTGCATGGCCAGTTCAACCGACCGGGGATGCAGGACGACCGCTCCAAGATTGGCCAGTTCGAGCATTTCTTCGTATGAAACGACATCCAGTTTGCGCGCTTCGGGGACAAGCCGCGGGTCGGCCGTATAAACCCCGTCAACATCGGTATAAATTTCGCACAAATCGGCCTTCAGCGCCGCAGCAAGGGCAACGGCGGTGGTATCTGAACCGCCCCGCCCCAGGGTGGTGATATCATTTGCACTGTTTATACCCTGAAAACCGGCCACCACCACTATATTGCCCCGGTTAAGCTCATCCATGAGGCGCGCCGTATTAACGTGCAGTATTTTTGCCTTGGTATGGACGTTGTCGGTTAAAATTCCCACCTGGGCCCCGGTCAATGAAATCACCGGTTCCCCCAGATCCTTGATGGCCATGGCCAAAAGGGCTATGGAAACCTGTTCCCCGGTTGAAAGTATGACATCCATCTCCCGCTCCGGAGGACTGTCCGTTACTTCTTTAACCAGTTGGATCAGTTCATCAGTTGTGTCCCCCATGGCTGACACGACTACTACCACCCTGTGGCCATCCGCCCTGGCACCGGCAACCCGGCGGGCTACCTGGCGGATCCGTCCGGCGTCTGCTACCGAACTGCCACCGTATTTTTGCACTATCAGCATCAACAATTTCGCCTGCCTTTATTGTCATTTAAAAATTAAAAATAATATAACTGCATCAAATTATTTAATTTCAAATGCCCTAACACCTACCGGGCTCGGTTTTAAAACCATAACTCTCGATTTCACGCCGTTCTGCCGAAAAGTATCGCTCATGACCCTGGCAATCAGATCGAAGTTTGAATCGGCAAAGGCAATTACCGCGGGCCCTGCCCCGCTTAAAGTAACCCCCCGGGCCCCGGCCAGCTTTGCAGCAGCCAGAACCTTCTTCAGGCCGGGAATAAGGGAGGAGCGCAGGGACTGGTGAAGCCGGTCTTCCATTGCCGGCCCCAGGAGGCTTAAATCCCCTTGCTGGAGGGCCGCCACCAGCAGGGCCACCCTGCCTAAATTAAAAACGGCATCCTGAAACGGTACCTGTGAAGGAAGAATTTCCCTGGCGGTTCTGGTGGCAAGGGGAAAATCCGGCACCGCCACCACTCCCTTCAAGCCCTGGGGCGGTTGTATTTTCAGGCATTTTACCTCGCCATCCATCTGTACAGACACTACAATCCCGCCCAGTATGGCCGGAGCCACATTGTCCGGGTGCCCTTCAATTGAACTGGCCAGGTTAATCATGTCTTTAACGCCAAGCTTTCCTCCGGAAAGGAGGTTAGCGGCAACAACCCCGCCCACAACCGCCGCAGTGCTGCTACCCAGCCCGCGGGCAGCAGGAATTTGATTGATAAGCCTGAGCTTAAGGCCGGGCGGCGAAAAACCCGTATTTCCGAAAACACGCTGGGCGGCCTGAAACACCAGGTTTCGCTCGTCCCGCGGGATATCGGCCGCGCTTTCTCCCGAAACCTCAATAACCAGGCCGCGGGAAGCGGGGATCATCTCTACAATGTTATACAGCTCCAGCGCCATGCCCAGGCAGTCGAAACCCGGCCCAAGGTTCGCAGAGGTGGCAGGCACCTGCACTCGGATCATCAGGGTGAATCCTCCTGTTCCGGCGTACCTTCTTACTCTCCCTCGACCCTGATTACGTTAGATATTTCATTTACCGTTGAAAGTTCTTTTATAATCCTCAGGGCATCCTGCAGGTTTCGCTCCAGGACCTCATGAGTGACCAGCACTATCTCGGCAAATTTTCCGTCTGTATGTTTTTGAATTACAGATGCCAGGCTCACCTCATTGCTGCCCAGGACAAAGGCTATGCCTGCCAATACTCCCGGTTTGTCGGCTACTTTTAAGCGGATGTAATATTTAGTTGAAGTCAGCCCCATCGGTTTGACCGGCTTTTCCTCAAAGCAAGTGCAACTGATAATCCCCGGAACTTTCTTTATCAGGTTGCGGGCTGCATTCATTACATCCGCTACCACAGCACTGGCGGTGGGCATCTCGCCAGCCCCCCGGCCGAAGAACATAACGTCGCCGACGGCATCCCCGCTTACGAAAATAGCATTGTAAACATCGTTCACCGACGCCAACGGGTGGTTCTTTGGAAGCAGCGCCGGATGCACCCGCACTTCGATCCCTTCTTCGCTTTCCTTGGCTATAGCGAGAAGCTTTACGACATAGTTGAGCTCGGCGGCATATCTTATATCTTCGGCGGTAATCCGGGTAATTCCTTCTACGTAGACTTTATCCAGGGCAATCCTGGTGTTAAAGGCGATGGAGGCCAGTATCACCAGCTTGCGCGCTGCGTCATACCCACCTATGTCGGCACCGGGGTCGGCCTCGGCATAACCCAGGGCCTGGGCTTCTCTGAGAACGCTCTGAAAATCAAGCCCTTCCCTGCTCATCATGGTCAGCATATAATTGGTCGTACCGTTGATAATGCCCATTATCTTGTGGATGCGGTTGGCCGCGAGGCATTCCTTGAGCGGCCTGATAATGGGTATTCCCCCGCCCACGCTACCTTCAAAAAGAAGGTCACAGCCGTTTGCGGCAGCAGCTTCAAAAAGCTCTCTGCCATGCTCGGCAATCATGTCCTTGTTGGCCGTAACCAGGCTCTTGCCCCGCTTTAGCGCCTGCAGCGAATAATCTAATGCGGGGCGGATCCCGCCCAGAACTTCAACAACGACATCGATATCGGGGCTGTCCAGAATATCGCCGGCATTGTCGGTGAGCAGACCCTCCTCCACTTTAAATCCCCGGTCTTTTGTGACGTCGCGCACCAGAATTTTTTTTACTTTTACCGGCAGGCCGACTTTTTGTTCTATTAAGGCCTGATTTTCCATTAGAATGCGATAAACACCCCGGCCAACGGTTCCCATCCCCAGTAAACCAACACCAATTTTGCAGCGTGACACTTGCGATACTCCCCTTTCCTTAAACCAGGCTGTGGCCTACGGGATTTACCTCCCGCACGCCGTCCAGTTCCCGAATGCGTTTGGTTATATTATCCAAATCGCCCTCCAGGCCTGCCGTTTCAAAGGTAACGGTAACGCTGGCCAGCCCGTGCACCGGGACGTTCTGGTTGATGGTGAGAATGTTTGCCCTGGCCGCAGCCAGAATACCGAGAACCTTTGAGAGTATGCCCGAACGGTGTTCCAAAACCATGGCCAGCGTTACCGTTACGCCAGGGCTCCACTGGTGAAATGGGAACACCCCGTCCTTATATTTGTAGAATGCACTCCGGCTTAAATCCACCTTTTCTACAGCCTCATTAACTGTAGCCGCATCCCCCCTCAGGAGCAATTCCTTGGCCAGAACCGTTTTTAAAATAGCTTCCGGCAGGAG
The window above is part of the Pelotomaculum thermopropionicum SI genome. Proteins encoded here:
- a CDS encoding predicted phosphoglycerate mutase (AP superfamily); this encodes MKYVILLGDGMADEKIAELDGKTPLQYASTPNMDRLAAGGETGMVHTVPDGFPPGSDVANLSVMGYNPREYYTGRSPLEAVSMGVELSDDDVAFRCNLVTLSEEEVYENKIMVDYSSDEITTSESHELIREVANRLGSKELRFYPGFGFRHLLVWKTGPVGGKLTPPHDISGRTIAPYLPKGEGSDTLKRLMKESNRFLPEHPVNQKRVRAGLRPATSIWFWGQGKKPSIPKFYDKYGVTGSVISAVDLIKGIGICAGFDIVKVEGVTGTIHTNFRGKVQAALEELKKGKDLVYIHVEAPDAASHRGETVTKVKAIEMVDNMLGQLLNKLDEFGMYKIMLLPDHPTPLSTKTHSNSPVPFVIYAKGRKNKSAASFDEETAAKSGLVFRAGHELMDYFIRS
- the LysC gene encoding aspartokinases, whose amino-acid sequence is MLIVQKYGGSSVADAGRIRQVARRVAGARADGHRVVVVVSAMGDTTDELIQLVKEVTDSPPEREMDVILSTGEQVSIALLAMAIKDLGEPVISLTGAQVGILTDNVHTKAKILHVNTARLMDELNRGNIVVVAGFQGINSANDITTLGRGGSDTTAVALAAALKADLCEIYTDVDGVYTADPRLVPEARKLDVVSYEEMLELANLGAVVLHPRSVELAMQYGIPLHVRSSFNHNSGTVVKEAENMEKALVVTGVAYDMNVAKVGLYNVFDRPGIAYKLFKALADENINVDMIVQSAMRGDRNDISFTCTQGDLKKALQVVERLLPELGASGYTSDDSVAKVSIVGAGMVSNPGVAARMFEAIYEEGINLEMISTSEIKISCIIKAHEAGKAVKALHKKFNLAQEHDQ
- the ThrB gene encoding homoserine kinase — its product is MIRVQVPATSANLGPGFDCLGMALELYNIVEMIPASRGLVIEVSGESAADIPRDERNLVFQAAQRVFGNTGFSPPGLKLRLINQIPAARGLGSSTAAVVGGVVAANLLSGGKLGVKDMINLASSIEGHPDNVAPAILGGIVVSVQMDGEVKCLKIQPPQGLKGVVAVPDFPLATRTAREILPSQVPFQDAVFNLGRVALLVAALQQGDLSLLGPAMEDRLHQSLRSSLIPGLKKVLAAAKLAGARGVTLSGAGPAVIAFADSNFDLIARVMSDTFRQNGVKSRVMVLKPSPVGVRAFEIK
- the ThrA gene encoding homoserine dehydrogenase → MSRCKIGVGLLGMGTVGRGVYRILMENQALIEQKVGLPVKVKKILVRDVTKDRGFKVEEGLLTDNAGDILDSPDIDVVVEVLGGIRPALDYSLQALKRGKSLVTANKDMIAEHGRELFEAAAANGCDLLFEGSVGGGIPIIRPLKECLAANRIHKIMGIINGTTNYMLTMMSREGLDFQSVLREAQALGYAEADPGADIGGYDAARKLVILASIAFNTRIALDKVYVEGITRITAEDIRYAAELNYVVKLLAIAKESEEGIEVRVHPALLPKNHPLASVNDVYNAIFVSGDAVGDVMFFGRGAGEMPTASAVVADVMNAARNLIKKVPGIISCTCFEEKPVKPMGLTSTKYYIRLKVADKPGVLAGIAFVLGSNEVSLASVIQKHTDGKFAEIVLVTHEVLERNLQDALRIIKELSTVNEISNVIRVEGE
- the PheB gene encoding ACT domain-containing protein — protein: MAKKERKFYLVQEDLLPEAILKTVLAKELLLRGDAATVNEAVEKVDLSRSAFYKYKDGVFPFHQWSPGVTVTLAMVLEHRSGILSKVLGILAAARANILTINQNVPVHGLASVTVTFETAGLEGDLDNITKRIRELDGVREVNPVGHSLV